A genomic region of Mitsuaria sp. 7 contains the following coding sequences:
- a CDS encoding DUF2968 domain-containing protein yields MFPFRRPTGSASGLPCLHVPVLALLIAAGVALPSAHATQATQAKARTQPGAAKAGTPSLPAAQPASNLAKSELADIADLRKRMAAKTVVVTRHAEDGDIAIQVWARTTLPKKYYVAVTQQGTVRRTLTANEEADAWRSYDSFRRMAGLGEVGRPVLLGQQMPVTVVSASASATGIATGIATAPLPTTAPLTPPPPRVPVAIAAIGAPDEGAIARAPSTRGDAPTPRSDTPMAAREISATTGESVEPRVAGSAVETLRRARFGDEVARLVWNAESSQYLVSLTRQGSVVAMLRSRDSAEATRAYEDYVRQAETRASLLPGRSAGPVSAASR; encoded by the coding sequence ATGTTCCCGTTCCGCCGCCCGACTGGCTCCGCCAGCGGCCTCCCGTGCCTCCACGTTCCCGTTCTCGCGCTGCTGATCGCCGCGGGGGTGGCGCTGCCGTCGGCGCATGCGACGCAGGCAACGCAGGCGAAGGCCAGGACGCAACCGGGTGCGGCGAAGGCCGGGACGCCCAGCCTCCCCGCCGCGCAGCCGGCGTCGAACCTGGCGAAGTCCGAACTGGCCGACATCGCCGACCTGCGCAAGCGGATGGCCGCCAAGACGGTGGTCGTGACCCGGCATGCCGAGGACGGCGACATCGCCATCCAGGTCTGGGCGCGGACGACTCTCCCAAAGAAATACTACGTCGCCGTGACGCAGCAGGGCACGGTGCGACGCACGCTCACCGCCAACGAGGAAGCCGATGCCTGGCGGAGCTACGACAGCTTCCGCCGCATGGCCGGCCTCGGCGAGGTGGGGCGACCGGTGCTGCTGGGTCAGCAGATGCCGGTGACGGTCGTGTCGGCGTCGGCGTCGGCGACTGGGATTGCAACCGGGATTGCGACGGCGCCCCTGCCGACGACGGCGCCTTTGACGCCGCCGCCGCCTCGTGTGCCCGTGGCCATCGCCGCCATCGGCGCACCGGATGAGGGAGCCATCGCGCGTGCGCCGTCGACAAGGGGCGACGCGCCCACGCCGAGGAGCGACACGCCCATGGCCGCGCGCGAGATCTCCGCGACGACGGGCGAATCCGTGGAGCCGCGCGTGGCCGGTTCCGCCGTCGAGACCCTGCGCCGCGCACGCTTCGGCGACGAGGTGGCGCGCCTGGTCTGGAACGCCGAGAGTTCGCAGTACCTCGTGTCGCTCACCCGGCAGGGCTCGGTGGTCGCCATGCTGCGCAGCCGGGACTCGGCCGAGGCGACGCGGGCGTACGAGGACTATGTGCGCCAGGCCGAGACGCGTGCCTCGTTGCTGCCGGGCCGCTCGGCGGGGCCGGTGTCGGCGGCCTCTCGCTAG
- a CDS encoding MEDS domain-containing protein: MCNTTSILPALEAMKPGDHYCGLFRSDADQRHITVDFVRLGMERHEKMLYLVHLQTAERLRATLIDAGIDVDALVASGQLVVQAAKDVYLIDGVFDPRMMIAMLGRETTSAIEAGYAALRVTGEMSWALEGDPGTERLVEYEALLNDFYATGAKTYSICQYDQRRFDAELLLDVLHTHPRVLLDTEGIDNSSMYYVPPQAFLAADRNGGILETRLANLTGATASAPA; the protein is encoded by the coding sequence ATGTGCAATACGACGTCCATCCTGCCCGCGCTGGAGGCCATGAAGCCGGGTGACCACTACTGCGGCCTCTTCCGGAGCGACGCCGATCAGCGCCACATCACGGTGGATTTCGTGCGCCTGGGCATGGAACGTCACGAGAAGATGCTCTACCTGGTGCATCTCCAGACCGCCGAACGCCTGCGCGCCACCCTGATCGACGCCGGCATCGACGTCGACGCCCTGGTGGCGAGCGGCCAGCTCGTCGTGCAGGCCGCCAAGGACGTCTATCTGATCGACGGCGTCTTCGATCCCCGCATGATGATCGCGATGCTCGGTCGCGAGACCACCAGCGCCATCGAGGCCGGTTATGCGGCCCTGCGCGTCACTGGCGAGATGTCCTGGGCCCTGGAAGGGGACCCGGGCACCGAGCGTCTGGTGGAGTACGAGGCGCTGCTCAACGACTTCTACGCCACCGGCGCCAAGACCTATTCCATCTGCCAGTACGACCAGCGGCGCTTCGACGCGGAGCTCCTCCTGGACGTGCTGCACACGCATCCCCGCGTGCTGCTGGACACGGAGGGCATCGACAACTCGTCGATGTACTACGTGCCGCCGCAGGCCTTCCTGGCCGCGGACCGCAACGGCGGCATCCTCGAGACCCGGCTGGCGAACCTGACGGGGGCGACCGCCTCGGCTCCGGCCTGA
- a CDS encoding ATP-binding protein has translation MSFDLTGFVQELMALRRPQDLLEHARRAAAAVTRQPAFASHLQPGRSWEQATVARGDSVDAASLVPIRSALHALHRRLSMTGGPLQIARGAETASIFHALFPDGPIHLAVVPLRNRAGRLTGALVVGGDGDGDGDVDVDVDVDAGVATTASDTLQTIATLAGSALETAWQQAAALRDQERMQLFSETTEESLWDWHVALDDLWWGGHVDRLFGGATRSGMRSDWRRTRVHPEDVERVTRAFDAALRGEASAWNAEYRLRDVDGQAVHVREHVYFLREADGRAHRAIGTVRDITALKVLLLRETAARADAERASGVKDEFLAMLGHELRNPLAPIVSVLTLLERRAGAPDRPLEILRRQTQHLIRLVDDLLDVSRISSGKVELSLLRTDIGPLVHRALEMVHPLIEQRRHRVVLELDEDLAVDVDAARMTQVLSNLLANAAKYTEPGGLLTVSAHAEAGVEGEATEAGKDGEGGDVVITVRDDGIGMSAEALVTVFDLFTQGRQALDRAQGGLGLGLSIVRNIVTLHGGTVEARSDGIGQGSSVVVRIPRSRSSSSEVRTGAEPEAARAVPASELLVIDDNEDAANLLGQLLVEQGHAVRIAHHPDEALRLFAEQAPQVAFIDIGLPTMDGYELARRLRAQTPGDGSKLVALTGYGLASDRTKALAAGFDEHVVKPVSPERLEALITQLTRAPD, from the coding sequence GTGAGCTTCGACCTGACCGGCTTCGTGCAGGAACTGATGGCGCTGCGGCGTCCGCAGGACCTGCTGGAGCACGCGCGTCGCGCCGCAGCCGCCGTGACGCGCCAGCCGGCCTTCGCGTCGCATCTGCAACCGGGACGGAGCTGGGAGCAGGCGACGGTCGCGCGGGGCGACAGCGTCGACGCGGCCTCGCTCGTGCCCATCCGCTCCGCGCTGCATGCCTTGCATCGCCGGCTGTCGATGACCGGCGGTCCGCTGCAGATCGCGCGTGGCGCGGAAACCGCGTCCATCTTCCACGCCTTGTTTCCCGACGGCCCCATCCACCTGGCCGTGGTGCCGCTGCGCAACCGCGCCGGGCGGCTGACCGGCGCGCTCGTGGTCGGCGGCGATGGCGACGGCGACGGCGATGTCGATGTCGATGTCGATGTCGATGCCGGCGTCGCAACGACGGCGTCCGACACCCTGCAGACCATCGCCACGCTGGCGGGCTCCGCGCTGGAGACCGCCTGGCAGCAGGCGGCGGCGCTGCGTGACCAGGAGCGGATGCAGCTCTTCTCCGAGACCACCGAGGAAAGCCTCTGGGACTGGCATGTGGCGCTCGACGACCTCTGGTGGGGGGGGCACGTCGACCGGCTCTTCGGGGGGGCGACCCGCAGCGGCATGCGGTCGGACTGGCGCCGCACGCGTGTCCACCCGGAGGACGTGGAACGCGTCACCCGCGCCTTCGACGCCGCCCTGCGCGGCGAGGCGTCCGCATGGAACGCGGAGTACCGGCTCCGCGATGTGGACGGTCAGGCCGTCCATGTCCGCGAGCACGTCTATTTCCTGCGCGAGGCCGATGGGCGCGCGCATCGCGCGATCGGGACGGTGCGCGACATCACCGCCTTGAAGGTGCTGCTGCTGCGCGAGACGGCGGCGCGTGCCGACGCGGAGCGCGCCAGCGGAGTGAAGGACGAGTTCCTCGCGATGCTGGGCCACGAACTGCGCAACCCGCTGGCGCCCATCGTGTCGGTGCTGACGCTGCTGGAGCGGCGCGCCGGCGCGCCGGACCGGCCGCTGGAGATCCTGCGCCGCCAGACGCAGCATCTGATCCGGCTGGTGGACGACCTGCTCGACGTCTCGCGCATCAGCAGCGGCAAGGTCGAACTGAGCCTGCTCCGCACGGACATCGGGCCGCTCGTCCATCGCGCGCTGGAGATGGTGCACCCCCTCATCGAGCAGCGGCGCCATCGGGTCGTCCTCGAACTCGACGAGGACCTAGCGGTCGATGTCGACGCCGCGCGCATGACGCAGGTGCTGTCCAACCTGCTGGCGAACGCGGCGAAGTACACCGAGCCCGGGGGACTGCTCACGGTCTCCGCGCATGCGGAGGCCGGCGTGGAGGGAGAGGCCACAGAGGCCGGCAAGGACGGAGAGGGCGGCGACGTCGTGATCACCGTCCGGGACGATGGCATCGGCATGTCCGCCGAGGCGCTGGTGACGGTCTTCGACCTGTTCACCCAGGGGCGGCAGGCCCTGGACCGCGCGCAGGGCGGCCTGGGACTGGGGCTCAGCATCGTCAGGAACATCGTGACGCTCCACGGCGGCACCGTGGAGGCCCGCAGCGACGGCATCGGGCAAGGCTCGTCGGTGGTGGTGCGGATTCCGCGCTCCCGGTCGTCGTCGTCCGAGGTGCGGACCGGCGCCGAGCCCGAGGCGGCCCGGGCGGTCCCGGCGAGCGAGCTGCTGGTGATCGACGACAACGAGGACGCCGCGAACCTGCTGGGACAGCTGCTGGTCGAGCAGGGGCATGCGGTGCGGATCGCCCACCATCCGGACGAGGCGCTGCGTCTCTTCGCGGAACAGGCGCCGCAGGTGGCTTTCATCGACATCGGCCTGCCGACGATGGACGGCTACGAGCTGGCGCGGCGTCTGCGCGCGCAGACGCCGGGCGACGGGTCCAAGCTGGTCGCGCTGACCGGGTACGGACTGGCCTCGGACCGGACCAAGGCCCTGGCCGCGGGCTTCGACGAACACGTGGTGAAGCCGGTGTCGCCGGAGCGCCTGGAGGCGCTCATCACGCAACTGACCCGCGCGCCGGACTGA
- the dusA gene encoding tRNA dihydrouridine(20/20a) synthase DusA, producing MSSKFSPWRLSVAPMLDWTTADCRYLHRLLTRHTLLYTEMVTTGAILHGDKPRHLDFNEQEHPVALQLGGSEPADLAACAKLAEQWGYDEVNLNCGCPSERVQRGAFGACLMAEPALVADGVKAMRDAVSIPVTVKHRIGIDRIESYDFVRDFVGQVSEAGCEVFLVHARNAWLQGLSPKENRDIPPLRYELVHRLKQEFPHLTIAINGGLKTDDEIAEQLEHVDGVMIGRQAYHEPWQMAQWDQRFFGEAQAPVASREAVEAQWLDYLDKQVVLGRPWSQAMRHALGLWNGLPGARRWRQVWSDHKLKAMAPREVAKLATAARTQAAEIASQHPAFKQPVDPSIDTSISHVDPAPVTN from the coding sequence ATGTCCTCGAAGTTCTCCCCCTGGCGCCTGTCCGTGGCGCCCATGCTCGACTGGACGACGGCGGATTGCCGTTATCTGCACCGGCTGCTGACCCGCCACACGCTGCTCTACACCGAGATGGTGACGACCGGCGCGATCCTGCACGGCGACAAGCCCCGGCACCTCGATTTCAACGAGCAGGAACACCCCGTCGCGCTGCAGCTCGGCGGCTCGGAGCCGGCCGATCTCGCCGCCTGCGCGAAGCTGGCCGAGCAGTGGGGCTACGACGAGGTCAACCTGAACTGCGGCTGCCCCAGCGAGCGCGTCCAGCGCGGCGCCTTCGGCGCCTGCCTGATGGCGGAGCCGGCGCTGGTGGCCGACGGCGTCAAGGCGATGCGCGACGCGGTGTCGATTCCCGTCACCGTCAAGCATCGCATCGGCATCGACAGGATCGAGAGCTACGACTTCGTCCGCGACTTCGTCGGCCAGGTGTCCGAGGCTGGCTGCGAGGTCTTCCTCGTCCATGCGCGCAACGCGTGGCTGCAGGGCCTGTCGCCGAAGGAGAACCGCGACATCCCGCCGCTGCGGTATGAGCTCGTCCATCGCCTCAAGCAGGAGTTCCCGCATCTGACGATCGCCATCAACGGCGGCCTCAAGACGGACGACGAGATCGCGGAGCAGCTTGAGCACGTCGACGGCGTGATGATCGGCCGGCAGGCTTATCACGAGCCCTGGCAGATGGCGCAGTGGGACCAGCGCTTCTTCGGCGAGGCGCAGGCGCCGGTCGCGAGCCGCGAAGCGGTCGAGGCGCAGTGGCTGGACTATCTCGACAAGCAGGTCGTGCTGGGCCGCCCGTGGTCGCAGGCGATGCGTCACGCGCTCGGCCTGTGGAACGGTCTGCCCGGCGCGCGCCGCTGGCGCCAGGTGTGGTCGGATCACAAGCTCAAGGCGATGGCGCCCCGCGAGGTCGCGAAGCTCGCCACCGCCGCCCGCACGCAGGCCGCCGAGATCGCCAGCCAGCATCCCGCATTCAAGCAGCCAGTCGACCCATCGATTGACACGTCGATCTCGCACGTCGATCCGGCGCCTGTCACGAACTGA
- a CDS encoding methylated-DNA--[protein]-cysteine S-methyltransferase — translation MAPQVFFHCYPTVLGHCGIAWTERGIVGSQLPEESLSVTRDRMRVRYPAGREETDFERLPEPVKQACLGVRALLAGEARDLLEVELDDSAVPAFDREVLAFTRRIPVGQTLTYGEVASRLGQPNAARAVGRAEGHNPFAPIVPCHRVMGAPTAGKAANLTGFSAPGGVVTKLKILAIEARATGQQVGEQQDLF, via the coding sequence ATGGCGCCGCAAGTCTTCTTCCATTGCTATCCGACGGTGCTCGGTCACTGCGGCATCGCGTGGACCGAGCGCGGCATCGTCGGTTCGCAGCTGCCGGAGGAGAGCCTGTCCGTCACGCGTGATCGCATGCGGGTGCGCTACCCCGCGGGGCGCGAGGAGACGGACTTCGAGCGCCTGCCCGAGCCGGTGAAGCAGGCCTGCCTCGGCGTGCGCGCGCTGCTGGCCGGCGAGGCGCGCGATCTGCTCGAGGTCGAGCTCGACGACAGCGCCGTCCCGGCCTTCGACCGCGAGGTGCTCGCGTTCACGCGGCGCATCCCGGTCGGGCAGACGCTGACCTACGGCGAGGTGGCGTCGCGGCTCGGACAGCCGAACGCGGCACGCGCCGTCGGCCGTGCGGAGGGCCACAACCCGTTCGCACCCATCGTGCCCTGCCATCGCGTGATGGGCGCGCCGACGGCCGGCAAGGCGGCGAACCTCACGGGCTTCTCCGCGCCGGGCGGCGTCGTGACGAAGCTCAAGATCCTCGCGATCGAGGCGCGCGCGACTGGGCAGCAGGTCGGCGAACAGCAGGATCTGTTCTAG
- a CDS encoding cupin domain-containing protein has protein sequence MTGPTPLRDYRAVNLADKLSLLHEQWSQRVVAEMNDYQFKIAKVEGEFLWHAHAETDEAFLVVAGELRLDFRDGAVTLRAGELFVVPRGVEHKPSATHETHILVIEPRGVVNTGAAHNERTQPNDRWV, from the coding sequence ATCACCGGCCCCACGCCGCTCCGGGACTACCGCGCCGTCAACCTCGCCGACAAGCTCTCGCTGCTGCACGAGCAGTGGTCGCAGCGCGTGGTGGCCGAGATGAACGACTACCAGTTCAAGATCGCCAAGGTGGAAGGCGAGTTCCTCTGGCACGCGCACGCCGAGACGGACGAGGCCTTCCTCGTCGTCGCCGGCGAACTGCGGCTGGACTTCCGCGATGGCGCGGTGACGCTGCGCGCGGGGGAGCTGTTCGTCGTCCCGCGCGGCGTCGAGCACAAGCCCAGCGCCACGCACGAGACGCACATCCTGGTCATCGAACCGCGCGGCGTGGTGAACACCGGCGCCGCGCACAACGAGCGCACGCAGCCGAACGACCGCTGGGTCTGA
- a CDS encoding AraC family transcriptional regulator, which produces MTHAPAADTDWVRHGAGQDGLDRLEAFFHGEAYTPHRHDTYAIGSTLSGVQSFTYRSALRHSLAGHTVVLHPDEPHDGHAGTDAGFRYRILYLAPARLQEMLGGVALPFVPGGVSTDPRLARATRALLAQLAAPLDPLEQDDGLLELATALQLAAGSSPRPLRGDYRAALLAREFMDDRLDRAVTLEELGAAAGRDRWSLSRDFRASFGTSPYRYLTLRRLDLARRLMLAGQPLADCAVHAGFADQSHLTRQFAKAFGVTPARWLRMSDSSS; this is translated from the coding sequence ATGACGCATGCCCCCGCCGCGGACACCGACTGGGTGCGTCACGGCGCGGGCCAGGACGGCCTCGATCGACTCGAGGCCTTTTTTCATGGCGAGGCCTACACGCCGCATCGCCACGACACCTACGCCATCGGCAGCACGCTGAGCGGCGTCCAGTCCTTCACCTACCGCTCGGCGCTGCGGCACAGCCTGGCCGGGCACACGGTGGTGCTGCATCCGGACGAGCCGCATGACGGGCACGCGGGCACCGATGCCGGCTTCCGCTATCGCATCCTCTACCTGGCGCCGGCGCGGCTGCAGGAGATGCTCGGCGGCGTCGCCCTGCCCTTCGTGCCGGGCGGCGTGTCGACCGATCCTCGCCTCGCCCGCGCGACGCGCGCGCTGCTGGCGCAACTCGCCGCGCCGCTCGACCCGCTGGAGCAGGACGACGGGCTGCTGGAACTCGCCACCGCGCTGCAGCTGGCCGCCGGCTCATCGCCGCGCCCCTTGCGCGGCGACTACCGGGCCGCCCTCCTCGCACGCGAGTTCATGGACGACCGGCTCGACCGCGCCGTCACGCTGGAGGAACTCGGCGCCGCCGCGGGCCGCGATCGATGGAGCCTCTCGCGCGATTTCCGCGCCAGCTTCGGGACCAGTCCGTATCGCTACCTGACGCTGCGGCGGCTGGACCTCGCGCGCCGGCTGATGCTCGCCGGACAGCCGCTCGCGGACTGCGCCGTCCACGCCGGCTTCGCGGACCAGAGCCATCTGACGCGCCAGTTCGCGAAGGCCTTCGGTGTCACGCCCGCGCGGTGGCTGCGCATGTCGGACAGTTCGAGCTAG
- a CDS encoding recombination-associated protein RdgC, whose translation MFKNLIVYRLSNDWQPNLEKLEDALENERFVPCGATEALSAGWVPPRGEPGARLLEEIGDHWLLSLRMEKRVLPGSVVREKVDEMVERVELETGRRPGKKQQRDMKDQATLELLPRAFTLQSHLKVWISPKQGFLMVDAGSIGKADELITLLVKADSSINLHLLQSAESPAACMSAWLMDGVPPADFIIDRDCELKAADEMKAAVRYARHNLDTDEVKAHLTSGKMPTRLAMTWKERVSFTLTDTMQIKGIKFLDIVFDGRDKPAKDEAFDVDAALATGELSQLIPDMIEGLGGELDFIGQSAKIAAEHAPGGAAAKPAATDAKDAKASQTASPSKDEDLATEAAPWD comes from the coding sequence ATGTTCAAGAACCTGATCGTTTACCGTCTGTCCAACGACTGGCAGCCCAATCTCGAGAAGCTCGAGGATGCCCTTGAGAACGAGCGTTTCGTTCCTTGCGGCGCCACGGAAGCGCTGTCGGCCGGCTGGGTGCCGCCGCGTGGCGAACCGGGCGCCCGCCTGCTGGAAGAGATCGGCGACCACTGGCTGCTGAGCCTGCGCATGGAAAAGCGTGTGCTGCCGGGCTCGGTGGTGCGCGAGAAGGTCGACGAGATGGTCGAGCGCGTCGAGCTCGAGACCGGTCGCCGTCCCGGCAAGAAGCAGCAGCGCGACATGAAGGACCAGGCCACGCTGGAGCTGCTGCCGCGCGCGTTCACGCTGCAGTCCCACCTGAAGGTGTGGATCTCCCCCAAGCAGGGCTTCCTGATGGTGGACGCGGGCTCGATCGGCAAGGCCGATGAGCTGATCACGCTGCTGGTGAAGGCCGACTCCTCGATCAACCTGCACCTGCTGCAGAGCGCCGAATCGCCGGCCGCCTGCATGTCCGCGTGGCTGATGGACGGCGTGCCGCCGGCGGACTTCATCATCGACCGCGACTGCGAACTCAAGGCCGCCGACGAGATGAAGGCCGCGGTGCGCTACGCCCGCCACAACCTGGACACCGACGAGGTGAAGGCGCACCTGACCAGCGGCAAGATGCCGACGCGCCTGGCGATGACGTGGAAGGAACGCGTGTCCTTCACGCTGACGGACACGATGCAGATCAAGGGCATCAAGTTCCTGGACATCGTCTTCGACGGCCGCGACAAGCCGGCCAAGGACGAGGCTTTCGACGTGGACGCCGCGCTGGCGACCGGCGAACTCTCGCAGCTGATCCCCGACATGATCGAGGGCCTGGGCGGCGAGCTGGATTTCATCGGCCAGTCGGCCAAGATCGCGGCGGAACATGCCCCGGGCGGCGCGGCGGCCAAGCCGGCGGCGACCGATGCTAAGGACGCCAAGGCGTCGCAGACCGCCTCGCCCTCGAAGGACGAGGACCTCGCCACCGAAGCGGCGCCCTGGGACTGA
- a CDS encoding DsbA family protein produces MNDTTASASVPTGQPLQPLRIDFVSDVACPWCAVGLKSLETALARVPDVKVDLHFQPFELNPQMVPEGEDIEEHLSRKYRSTPEQRKDIRAHLKQRGADVGFTFTEGARSRVWNTFDAHRLLHWAGLQSAQAQRDLKLALLTAYHTNGKNPGDRETLLDTVREIGLDAAEAARVFDSGEFADDVRESESLWQSRGISSVPAVVINEKYLISGGQPPEAFEQALRQIASEQQAQAS; encoded by the coding sequence ATGAACGACACCACCGCTTCCGCCTCCGTTCCCACCGGCCAGCCGCTGCAACCGCTGCGCATCGATTTCGTCTCCGACGTCGCCTGCCCCTGGTGCGCCGTCGGCCTGAAGTCGCTGGAGACGGCCCTCGCCCGCGTGCCGGACGTGAAGGTCGACCTCCACTTCCAGCCCTTCGAGCTGAACCCGCAGATGGTCCCCGAGGGCGAGGACATCGAAGAGCACCTGTCGCGCAAGTACCGTTCGACGCCCGAGCAGCGCAAGGACATCCGCGCGCATCTGAAGCAGCGCGGCGCCGACGTCGGTTTCACCTTCACCGAAGGCGCGCGCAGCCGCGTCTGGAACACCTTCGACGCGCACCGGCTGCTGCACTGGGCCGGGCTGCAGTCGGCGCAGGCGCAGCGCGATCTGAAGCTCGCGTTGCTGACGGCGTATCACACCAACGGCAAGAACCCCGGCGACCGCGAGACGCTGCTGGACACGGTCCGCGAGATCGGCCTCGACGCCGCTGAAGCGGCACGCGTCTTCGACAGCGGTGAGTTCGCCGATGACGTGCGCGAGTCCGAGTCGCTGTGGCAGAGCCGTGGCATCAGCTCGGTGCCCGCGGTCGTGATCAACGAGAAGTACCTGATCTCGGGCGGCCAGCCACCGGAGGCTTTCGAGCAGGCGCTGCGCCAGATCGCCAGCGAACAGCAAGCGCAAGCGTCGTAA
- a CDS encoding succinylglutamate desuccinylase/aspartoacylase family protein: MSDARTDHPTHLRVHQFAGLKPGPKLLVTGAVHGNEVAGVSGIQRVLAMLDEGALTLLKGTLTMIPIVNPLAHRLQRREGERNLNRNLRVNPIPQDFEDRIANRLCPWIAASDVLLDLHSFNNPGPAFAMIGPRDNDGGLEPFRHQAAESALAMAVGTSRLVEGWLSTYALGLKRRADKAADGSRKMALQQDPHYGVGTTEYMRSTGGYCITLECGQHADPQGPEVAFKAILRTLVLLGMIAPESVELADPKRPVECLQLYEVVDRESMDDAFTRAWASFDAIAEGERIGTRADGTPVLAPFGGRIVFPNNNAEPGHEWFYLAKPSDRVLT, encoded by the coding sequence ATGAGCGACGCCCGCACCGACCACCCGACCCATCTCCGCGTCCACCAGTTCGCCGGCCTCAAGCCCGGCCCCAAGCTGCTGGTGACGGGCGCCGTACACGGCAACGAGGTCGCCGGCGTCAGCGGCATCCAGCGCGTGCTGGCGATGCTGGATGAGGGCGCACTGACGCTGCTCAAGGGCACGCTGACGATGATCCCCATCGTCAATCCGCTGGCCCACCGGCTGCAGCGCCGCGAGGGCGAACGCAACCTGAACCGCAACCTGCGCGTCAACCCGATCCCGCAGGACTTCGAGGACCGCATCGCCAACCGCCTGTGCCCGTGGATCGCCGCCAGCGACGTGCTGCTGGACCTGCACAGCTTCAACAACCCCGGCCCCGCCTTCGCGATGATCGGCCCGCGCGACAACGACGGCGGACTGGAGCCCTTCCGCCACCAGGCGGCCGAGAGCGCGCTGGCGATGGCCGTCGGCACCTCCCGTCTGGTCGAGGGCTGGCTGTCGACCTACGCGCTGGGCCTGAAGCGCCGAGCCGACAAGGCCGCGGACGGCTCGCGCAAGATGGCGCTGCAGCAGGACCCGCATTACGGCGTCGGCACCACCGAGTACATGCGCAGCACCGGCGGCTACTGCATCACGCTGGAATGCGGCCAGCACGCCGATCCGCAGGGTCCCGAGGTCGCGTTCAAGGCGATCCTGCGCACGCTGGTGCTGCTGGGCATGATCGCGCCCGAGAGCGTCGAGCTCGCCGACCCGAAACGCCCCGTGGAGTGCCTGCAGCTCTACGAAGTCGTGGACCGCGAGAGCATGGATGACGCGTTCACCCGCGCCTGGGCCAGCTTCGACGCGATCGCCGAAGGCGAGCGCATCGGCACCCGCGCCGACGGCACGCCGGTGCTGGCGCCCTTCGGCGGGCGCATCGTCTTCCCGAACAACAACGCGGAGCCCGGCCACGAGTGGTTCTATCTGGCAAAGCCCAGCGACCGCGTGTTGACTTGA
- a CDS encoding PIG-L deacetylase family protein, producing MNANAPSPASTPSFPTTVSPAASQADWESWIASWYAVLRQPVRTGVSPLASKPVPAGSGTKPSHVPHVTRAPHVLVFAPHPDDECIVGALPLRLRQEAGWRVTNIAVTLGSRQDRRAERWTELGAACDVLGFDLRLLAADGFEQVKPEAAAARTPLWQQQVRLVAELLVAEKPALILVPHAGDGIPTHIGVHLLVSEALAQAKISTVFAHTEFWATQPAPTTLVETGQRDTALLVRALACHHGEIARNPYHLRLPAWMADNVRRGGELLAGPGEAPPDFAFGTLYRLTRWVDGVAAGELPNTHWSCDAPLDPQALLGD from the coding sequence ATGAACGCGAACGCCCCTTCCCCGGCCTCCACGCCCAGTTTTCCGACGACCGTCAGCCCCGCCGCCAGCCAGGCCGACTGGGAATCCTGGATCGCCAGCTGGTATGCCGTGCTGCGGCAACCCGTGCGTACCGGTGTGAGTCCTTTGGCGTCGAAGCCGGTCCCGGCTGGTTCCGGTACCAAGCCATCGCACGTGCCGCACGTGACGCGTGCGCCACATGTGCTGGTCTTCGCGCCCCATCCGGACGATGAATGCATCGTCGGCGCGCTACCGCTGCGGCTGCGTCAGGAGGCCGGCTGGCGCGTCACCAACATCGCCGTGACCCTGGGCAGCCGGCAGGACCGCCGCGCCGAGCGCTGGACGGAACTCGGCGCCGCCTGCGACGTGCTGGGCTTCGACCTCCGCCTGCTGGCCGCCGACGGCTTCGAGCAGGTGAAGCCGGAAGCCGCCGCCGCGCGCACGCCGCTGTGGCAGCAGCAGGTCCGGCTGGTCGCCGAACTGCTGGTCGCCGAAAAGCCCGCGCTGATCCTCGTGCCGCACGCGGGCGACGGCATCCCGACCCACATCGGCGTGCACCTGCTCGTGAGCGAGGCGCTCGCGCAGGCGAAGATCTCCACCGTCTTCGCGCACACCGAGTTCTGGGCCACGCAGCCGGCGCCGACGACGCTCGTCGAGACCGGCCAGCGCGACACCGCGCTGCTGGTGCGGGCGCTTGCCTGCCACCACGGCGAGATCGCCCGCAACCCATATCACCTGCGCCTGCCGGCCTGGATGGCCGACAACGTGCGCCGCGGCGGCGAGCTCCTCGCCGGTCCCGGCGAAGCGCCGCCGGACTTCGCCTTCGGCACGCTGTACCGGCTGACGCGCTGGGTCGACGGCGTCGCCGCCGGCGAGTTGCCGAACACGCACTGGTCCTGCGACGCGCCGCTCGATCCGCAAGCGTTGCTCGGCGACTGA